GCTCACACCTCTTGAAGCAAGTGCCGCTTACACAACAACAATTAACCACGCTGCAGTTCGCTTGGAAGACACCCTTAGCGAAGCGGTCTGTAGCTCGCCAGGAGAATGACGACTATGCACCACCTTTGGAAACGTACTCTATTAATAACCGGCGCTACTCTGCTCAGCTCAGGTATCGCCTATGCGCAAACGCCTGATCTATCTGACCCGCCAGCGATTGATGGCGATATAGTGGGTGACCACGGCAGCGTCACCCTGCGTATGGGGCTAGGCTTAGCGGAAAGTTCGCCCCAGTACATCTCCAGCCAGTTCTTCGCGGATATTCTCAACCAGCGCAGCGAAGGCCGCATCAGCGTTAATATCTTCCCTAACAGCCAGCTTGGCGACGATGTGCAGATGATGGAAATGCTGCAGACCGGCACGCTGGATATGACTTATCCCTCCTCTTCACCTGCTACCGGCTACGTTGAGGAGCTGGCAGTTTTCGACCTCCCCTTCTTGCTACCTACCCGGGAAGCGGCTATTGAGGCCATGCGTAGCGATGCTGCTCAGGAAATGCTAGACGCCTTCGATGGTAGCGGCATCAAAGCCTTAGCATTTTCTGAGAATGGCTTTCGTCAGCTCTCCAACAGTGCTCGAGAAGTCTCCTCTCCAGAGGATGTGGCGGGACTAGACGTTCGCGGTCTATCTATTCGCACCATGGAAAACCCGGTGCACTTAGCTATTTGGGAAGCACTGGGCGCCAACCCGACCCCAATGGCATTTGGTGAGCTGTTCTCCGCCATGGAACAAGGCGTGGTCGATGGCCAGGAGAACCCTTGGAGCACCATTCTGACCTCCAATTTCTATGAAGTGCAGGACTACGGCTCCGAAACCCGCCATGTTTACACCCCCTTCATCAAGATGATCTCTCAGCGTACCTGGGATCGCCTCGACCCTGAGTATCAGGAGCTTGTTCAGGAAGCGGCGCTGCAGGCTGCCGATTATGAAATCCAGCTTTCCAGTGAGTACGACGACTGGGCACGGGATCAGCTTGAAGAGCGTGGTATGCAAATCACCCGCCTTGATGACGAGCAAATTGCCGCCTTCCAGGAAGCCGTAGAGCCGGTTTACGAAGAGTGGGCCCCGCGTATTGGTGAAGATCTAGTGGCTGAGTTTCAGCGCATTGCTGAGTCGTCAATGACGGACTGATCACTTCAATGCTGGAACCTCTCCCGTTATCAAGCATTTAAAATAAACTCATTCATGAGTATTTAAAGGGACGGCTTCGGCCGTCCCTTTTGCGTTTCATGATGACTTGCAGAATATTGGCAACTGCCATCATCTAGGCCATACTTAGACAAACATCATCCTAGCATCCTGTCATACCATATGACTTTCGTCATAAAGGTAATTACCGCCACTGACGCAGTGGCTAATGCAATAGACCATCAAGGGGCGCTAATAGGATCAACAGCAGTACCGGATCAACAACAACCACACCGGGAACCGCCATGCGACTTAAAGACAAGACGGCTCTAATTACCGCTGCAGGCCAAGGAATTGGCCGGGCTACGGCACTGCACTTTGCCGCAGAAGGCGCGCGGGTCATTGCCACAGACATCAACACCCAAAGCCTCGAAGAGCTGGCCGCGATACCTGGCATCAACACGCGCCAGCTCGATGTGCTGGATACCGCCGCCATTGACGCATTAGCCGCTGAGCTGGGCGCCGTCGACATCCTCTTCAACTGCGCTGGCTTTGTGGCCAACGGCTCGCTACTGGAAGGTAGCGACGACGACTGGGAGTTATCGCTATCACTCAATGTGATGGCGATGATGCGCATGACGCGCGCCTTGCTGCCGGCCATGCTCAACAACGGCGGCGGCAGTATCATCAATATGGCTTCGGTGGCCTCAAGCCTCAAAGGCGTG
This Vreelandella neptunia DNA region includes the following protein-coding sequences:
- a CDS encoding TRAP transporter substrate-binding protein — encoded protein: MHHLWKRTLLITGATLLSSGIAYAQTPDLSDPPAIDGDIVGDHGSVTLRMGLGLAESSPQYISSQFFADILNQRSEGRISVNIFPNSQLGDDVQMMEMLQTGTLDMTYPSSSPATGYVEELAVFDLPFLLPTREAAIEAMRSDAAQEMLDAFDGSGIKALAFSENGFRQLSNSAREVSSPEDVAGLDVRGLSIRTMENPVHLAIWEALGANPTPMAFGELFSAMEQGVVDGQENPWSTILTSNFYEVQDYGSETRHVYTPFIKMISQRTWDRLDPEYQELVQEAALQAADYEIQLSSEYDDWARDQLEERGMQITRLDDEQIAAFQEAVEPVYEEWAPRIGEDLVAEFQRIAESSMTD
- a CDS encoding SDR family oxidoreductase — translated: MRLKDKTALITAAGQGIGRATALHFAAEGARVIATDINTQSLEELAAIPGINTRQLDVLDTAAIDALAAELGAVDILFNCAGFVANGSLLEGSDDDWELSLSLNVMAMMRMTRALLPAMLNNGGGSIINMASVASSLKGVPNRCAYGTTKAAVIGLTKSVAADYIGQGIRCNAICPGTVDSPSLRQRIGEQAKRQGRKEGDVYAEFIARQPQGRLGNPEEIAALALYLAADESSYTTGTTQIIDGGWLI